A segment of the Panicum hallii strain FIL2 chromosome 1, PHallii_v3.1, whole genome shotgun sequence genome:
GTGAAGAGCAGAGCATGGTTAGCACTACTAGTTGTTATCATGAATTAATGGAATGAGTTCTCTGTTTTTGTGTGGTTAAATTAAGAATTAGTCCCTTTAGTTGTGTCCTTTAGTTGTAAAATTAAAGATCTGGACAACCTCTCCATCATGGGCTACGATTTATCTAGTCTTTGAGTGCAGCATTGTTTATTATTATGATTACAGGGAACAAATGCAACACCTCCCGGAGGCTTCACCAATTTCATCCAGCCCAACATGTCCCAAAATTTCATTTTTGGTGGACAACCATCTCAATATGCACCATTCAGGCAGCCGCGGAATATGCAAGATGTACAATCAGAAGAGGAATTTTCGACTCCTATTTCAGCAAAGGACAATAACCCATATGTTAATGTTGACAGCGGTGAAGAGGCACCTAGGACTGAGAAGCGAATATTTTGGAGTCAAGAAGAAGATGTCAGGATGGTGAGTCTCACTGCAATGTCATTTACATATGAACTCATGGTTGCTTAATACAATAGATGAGATAATATTTAATTTTTACATTTACAGATTAGCTCCTGGCTGCTCAATTCAACAGACCCAACCTGTGGTGCTGATAGGAAGAATGAGCAATATTGGAGTGATGTTGAGGTCACATACAATGAAACTACACCAAGTCATAGGGCCAGGAATGCCAAGCAAATCAAGGACCGTTTTCATAAGGTAAATAGGTGGACTGACCTATTTCATAGTGCTTGGTTGAAGGCTAGAATGATTTATACTAGTGGCTATAATGATCTAATGTGGATTGAGAAGGCCCATGTGTTCTATATAGAAGACAATAAGAAACTCAATCTAGGACCCTTTGTGTTGATGGAAGTTTGGAACACAGTCAAAAATGAAGCAAAGTGGATTACATACAAAAATGGGCTTAAAGCagcaagaaaaagaaagggtcCAGGCAATGAGAAGAAGGAGAGGCTGAGGATCATACAGATGTAGATGAACTTGATGATCAGCCTAGACCAATGGGGCAAAAACTAGTTAAAAAGCTTAAATATGCCACAATTAAGGATGTGAACCATATAGATCTTGAAGAGCTGGACAAATTTGGTAAAATCCAGGATGAACAGAATGCAAATAGGCTGAAAGTATTGGAAGTGCAGCAGAAGTTATCATCTGAGAAGATAGAACAAACAAAGCTTGCTCATCTTGCAGCAAAGGAACAGAAAGAGGTAGCACAGATGCAAAGGGAGGCAAGAAAATATGAATTAGAGACTAGGATGTTTGAGACATACAACCGCCTTCTGTCAATGGATTTATCATTGATGTCCAATGAAGAAAAGGAAGATCATGCAAATACTATGAAGTGTTTGAAAAAGAAACTATTTGCTGAGAATTGAGGTTAGTGTCATGAAAGTAACCATTTGTTATTTTCAGATTTTGAAATACTATGTCATTTTCAGATTTTGAGAATTAATCATGCAAATACTATGTCATTTCAGATAAAAGGAAGATAAACTCAAAAGATAAAACATTGCACAGGTTAGTATATCGTGCTTAATTCAATTATTTGATTCTCATGCTATGATGCATAATCTAAAACACATCATAATTTCTCGACCTTGCATCTCACAAATATACACTTTGATTATTCTACAGACTCCAGAAGGTTCACTCCTTGATATTATGCGTACTGCTTATGAACAACTGGGAAGATAAAAGTCAGAGTCACTTCATCAGCTAAAAGGAAGGTCAAGTGGttgttctctttcttttttttggaGAATGTGGTGAGTCAAGTGGTTGTTCTGTCTACTGTGGAAGGTCAAGTGGTTGTCTAGTGTGAACTGAACTGAACTGAATTCTTAGTTGTGTCTACTGTGAACTGAACTGAATTCTCATTTGTGTCAAGTGTGAACTGAACTGAATTCTAGTGTGAACTTTTTGTTTTGCCGTGTGTCTAGTGTGAACTGAGCTGAATTCTCATTTATGTCAAGTGTGAACTGAATTCTCATTTGTGCCGTGTGAACTCATTTGTGCCATATGTATATAAATTGAACTGTGCTGTGTGCATCTCAATTGCATCATTTTTGTTATACCAATGTCGTCGAGTGAAGTACCTGGAGGCGATGAAGCAGCAGGCACTGAAGGTGATGGAGGGCTGCTCTCTGGTGGCGATGGAGGGCTGCTCTCTGATGGCGATGGTGGTGATTTTTATGCTGTTCTTGAAGAAATTGATCCAGCGGAAGTATATACCCTTGTTGATTTTCTTGTCGAGGATGAAATAATGGAAGCATTTGGAAAGAGGATTGGCGAGAAATTGAAGGCCACTATGGAAGGAGCTTCTTCTgagccacctcgccgtcgccagcGTCAAAGTGGTCCGCGAAGGTACATACCTAGGCCAAGAGAAAAGGGACATGATGATTTAGTTGCTAATTATTTTTCAGCAAATCCTATCTATCCCGATGAGATGTTCCGTAGGAGGTTTCGGATGAATAAGCATTTGTTCCTTCGAATTGTCGATACTCTCTCTAATTGGGATATTTTTTTTACCCAAAGAGTTGATGCAACGGGTCGAGATAGCCACTCGCCTCTCCAAAAGTGCACTGCAGCTATTCGAATGCTAGGATATGgcacagcagctgatgcactagATGAGGTATTGAAAATTGCAGCAAGCACTTCTTTGGAATGTTTAGGAAAATTTGCCAAAGGGATAATTGAATGTTTTGGTGCCGAGTACTTGCGTCCTCTGACCAGTGATGAACTAGAAAAAATACTTCAAGAGAATGAGGCACGTGGCTTTCCAAGCATGATAGGAAGTATTGATTGTATGCATTGGGCATGGAAGAATTGTCCAAAAGGTTGGGCTGGCATGTTTACTCGTGGTGACAAAGGGAAACCTACTATGATCCTTGAGGCGGTAGCATCTCGGGACCTTCATATATGGCATGCTTTTTTTGGTACCGCCGGGTCTCAAAATGATATCCAAGTGTTAAACAAGTCACCATTGTTCATTCATGCCATAAAAGGAGAAGCCCCCCGAGTGAGTTATACTATAAATGGAACGCAATATGACACAGGGTATTACCTTGCCGATGGAATATATCCTGAGTGGGCAGCCTTCGTGAAGACAATAAGCAAACCTCAAACGGACAAACATAAATTATATGCGCGACGACAAGAAGGAGCAAGGAAGGATGTCGAGTGCGCATTTGGCGTGTTGCAATCCCGTTTTGATATTATCAACCGTCCGGCACGGTTATGGAAAAGGAATGATGTTGTCAATATAATGCAAGCTTGCGTTATCATCCATAATATGATAGTGGAAGATGAAAAAGATTTGGTTAGAATTCCAATTAATTTGAATGAAAATCCGAGTGGAACCATTGTCCTACCACCGGAAGTGAATACAAATGACAACCCTAATCCATGCTTTGTGGAGGTTCTTAACAGAAACTCGGCTATCCGGGCTACCTCTACACATCGTCAACTCAAGAATGATTTAGTTGAGCACCTATGGAAGCTTTTTGGGCCAAGAGGAGGTTAGAGCCATATGTCCAATCATATGGTGACTTTATTATTATATCTTGTATTTCTAAAACCATTTCATATGTTGATTGAAATGGTGACTTTATTATTATATCATATCATGTACTTCTAAGACCATTTcatatgatatatatatatataattattACATACATGTTTATTTTACACGTCATGCGGAATATTTGAATTGATTGTGTATTGTCTCATGTATGCAACAAAATGGCTACAAAGATCAAGTATGCACTAGATCATCATGATTTGTGTGTCAAAACATGAATTAAACACCCTGCAAACAACCAAACAGACACCCATTGTACAAGCTGTCTGTTTAAGCTGTCTGTTTGGGTTAAAAAGACAGCAGCCGTCTACAGGGTTGTACATGCCCTAAGAATACCTTAATTGTTTGAGCCACACTAAATAAGCTTTGTCTGTCACAGACACACACCTGCGCACTGACCATTCAGTCCTACATATCTTCAGCTGTCAGTGCGCGCGCAGTGGTTCAGCTGCGTTTTCATATATCTCGGGCGGACATAGTAGATGACAGGCAGGGCTGGTGCGAGCTGACGTGGCGCGTACTTGTCAACCCCGGATCCGTAATCAGTGACGAACAACTTGGGAGTTGTTTATTTGTGTTTGACTGCTGCTCGCTACTACTAGCTCTAAAATGTTGTTGTTTTTTTCCTGATTTGTGATTCTGATGGTGTGATCTCAAGAAGTCAAGTCACCTTTGCAACCACTCCTTTAAATCAGACGAGCTAGTTGTTGTTCAGTTAGGGAGAAAGCAGAAACTGAGTAAGCAAATAGCTAGGAAACGCACGCGCCGCCTGAAGATTCAGGTAATAAATGGTCTGCCCTGGATGCTTGCCTGCAGCCCCTACGTCAATCCAGCAGATTTGGATACTTTCATTTGTTTAAATGTTGGCTATCTGACCAGACCTTGCATTGCATCCAGCTCTACCTTTTCTTTAGTACATCCTGATGTATGTACAGAACCAGAGAGTCAAGGCGGCTAGCAGCAACGATGAACGGGTTCAATACACAATATATAGGCGGCACATAGCATAGCTTCCTGAATATTGCAGTTTGGTGCCTACCAAGAACTGAACAACCATTGGACTTTGAAGCCGCAGCAGTTCCTTGCAGTTTCAGACCACTCATGCCATGTTTATGTCAGTATAGCATAACGCACCAACCTTGCATGGTCAAGACATAATAAGCTGTATCCAGATGTTTTCCTACCCTTGTGCCGTGCACGTACGGCCGATCATCACTAGTTTATCGCCGgacgtgcgtgcgtgcgtggcaCGGCCGGAGTGCTTTGACTCGCGACGCGCACGATCCGTGATCGATCTGTCGGAATGGGGGGCGCAGCG
Coding sequences within it:
- the LOC112876419 gene encoding uncharacterized protein LOC112876419, giving the protein MSSSEVPGGDEAAGTEGDGGLLSGGDGGLLSDGDGGDFYAVLEEIDPAEVYTLVDFLVEDEIMEAFGKRIGEKLKATMEGASSEPPRRRQRQSGPRRYIPRPREKGHDDLVANYFSANPIYPDEMFRRRFRMNKHLFLRIVDTLSNWDIFFTQRVDATGRDSHSPLQKCTAAIRMLGYGTAADALDEVLKIAASTSLECLGKFAKGIIECFGAEYLRPLTSDELEKILQENEARGFPSMIGSIDCMHWAWKNCPKGWAGMFTRGDKGKPTMILEAVASRDLHIWHAFFGTAGSQNDIQVLNKSPLFIHAIKGEAPRVSYTINGTQYDTGYYLADGIYPEWAAFVKTISKPQTDKHKLYARRQEGARKDVECAFGVLQSRFDIINRPARLWKRNDVVNIMQACVIIHNMIVEDEKDLVRIPINLNENPSGTIVLPPEVNTNDNPNPCFVEVLNRNSAIRATSTHRQLKNDLVEHLWKLFGPRGG